The proteins below come from a single Diceros bicornis minor isolate mBicDic1 chromosome 3, mDicBic1.mat.cur, whole genome shotgun sequence genomic window:
- the LOC131422478 gene encoding olfactory receptor 10AC1-like, producing MDSPGNATAPCGFLLQGFSEFPRLRPALFLLLLTVHLATLSGNLLILAAVASVPSRPPMLLFLGQLSAIELCYTLVVVPRFLADLAAPGLGRGKGSPISFLGCAVQMQMFVALGGAECFLLAAMAICHPLHYMAMVTPGLCARLGLACCLGGLAVSVGLTVSVFHLPFCGPRLLVHFFCDITALLHLACMRSYADELPLLGTCLVLLLLPSVLILASYGAIAAALRRLRSPGGRRKAASTCMSHLAVTFLHYGCATFMYVRPKASYSPRRDRTLALVYTNVTPLLYPLIYSLRNREITAAISRVLGRWRLGQALGQGL from the coding sequence ATGGACAGCCCCGGCAACGCCACCGCGCCCTGCGGCTTTCTCCTCCAGGGCTTCTCCGAGTTCCCGCGCCTGAGGCCCGCGCTCTTCCTGCTGCTGCTGACCGTGCACCTGGCCACCCTGAGCGGGAACCTGCTCATCCTGGCGGCCGTGGCCTCGGTGCCCAGCCGGCCGCCCATGCTGCTCTTCCTGGGCCAGCTGTCAGCCATCGAGCTCTGTTACACGCTGGTGGTGGTACCCCGCTTTCTGGCCGACCTGGCCGCGCCGGGCCTCGGCAGGGGCAAGGGCAGCCCCATCTCCTTCCTGGGCTGCGCTGTTCAGATGCAGATGTTCGTGGCGCTGGGCGGGGCCGAGTGCTTCCTTCTGGCAGCCATGGCTATCTGTCACCCGCTGCACTACATGGCCATGGTGACCCCAGGGCTGTGCGCTCGACTGGGCCTGGCCTGCTGCCTCGGGGGACTGGCAGTGTCCGTGGGGCTCACGGTGTCCGTGTTCCACCTGCCTTTCTGCGGCCCCCGCCTGCTGGTGCATTTCTTCTGCGACATCACGGCGCTGCTGCACCTGGCCTGCATGCGGAGCTACGCCGATGAGCTGCCCCTGCTGGGCACCTgcctggtgctgctgctgctgccctcggTGCTCATCCTGGCCTCCTACGGCGCCATCGCCGCTGCCCTGCGCCGCCTGCGCTCCCCCGGGGGCCGGCGCAAGGCCGCCTCCACCTGCATGTCGCACCTGGCAGTCACCTTCTTGCACTATGGCTGCGCCACCTTCATGTACGTGCGGCCCAAGGCCAGCTACTCCCCGCGGCGGGACCGAACGCTGGCGCTTGTCTACACCAACGTGACGCCGCTCCTCTACCCTCTCATCTACAGCCTGCGCAACCGCGAAATCACTGCCGCCATCAGCAGGGTGCTGGGGCGGTGGCGGCTGGGCCAagcgctgggtcaggggctgtgA